TTTATGTGTGAAACAACTGCAGTAAGTAACAAAGATACAGACTCGATAAAAGGAAAAGTTTCGGGCATGTTATGCACACAATTTTCCGCAAACATTTTAACAATCTTGGTCAACCTTAATGATAGGAGAATAAGAACTAGGCTCAAAGCAAATCATTGCATGGGCATACAGATGCTGAAGTAAGAACGCCAGAAGTAGCATTAAACCATTTCCACAGTACTATGGTAATTTGAGATCATCTATTTATGTTCGCAAGAGTAGTTTATGATCTAAGACTAAAAGGAAATGCACCAGCAGTACTAAAATGTAGGTCAGTCTCCAAAACTGATCCCAGCATTTTAAACAGTCCCtagcaagaacacaaatgtggaagcAAGTCAACGCAAAGCtatcttttcttgtttatcagaaATGCACCCTAATTAGGCATTCACAAAATTAAGAGCAAAGACTAGCTTGCAAACCACAAAGTACCAACACTGATACTACACATGGCAACATCAAATCTACCGAAGGTTAACTAAAATTTTGCATAGCACAGGCGTCTCACAGACGTGAACAACCCAATAGAACCTGCACGGTACAGGCAAGCCCGTTTGAGACTATCATTACATCACCGCCCAAACCAACCTAACGAACCTCAGCAACCCACTGTCAGGCCCTGTAACTGATGAAACATCCGAGGACACGAGGCACTCGGACACTTGGTGGAGATGGAGTCTCTGAAGCTGGATGTCAAAACTCTGCAGCGACAAAGAGAAGAAGACCGTAAGGAATTCTCGGATTTCTCCAAGCAAGCTAACACCAACTTCATGGTCATGCAAGGTTACTTCACAAACATGCAAGCTAGCCACCTGGATAAGCTCATCTCTGCAATAGTTACTGAGCCAAGAACATATGAGGAACACACTCCTCCTGGAAGTATCCGATTTGGGGATTTACCTGCAACACCTACTCAGGGTGCAGTGAACAAAGAAGTGCCTAATTCATCCCCAGGGCAGGGCAATGTCAACATTGCAGAGAAACCAGATCTCGCCTAGGCAATATCCCAAACACCAAGCCCGCAACGAAACTGAAGCCAATTTAATTCACGGTGGCTGCTGGGAGCGGATGGGGAGAGCTGGTGACGGTACATACCGGGACATCGGGAGCTTCGACGTCGAACGAGCCGACGCGGCCGAAGCGCTGGCGCGGCAGCGCGCCCATCTCCGCCGACACCGTCTTCGGCAGCCTCCGTGCCAGGCACAAGGCCCTGGGTACGGAGAGGAGGGGCCACGCCCCGTACGCCGCGCTCGCGGCCGGTCCATGCCGCTGCGCCCTCGAAGCAACCTCGAGCGGCGGCGCTCGCCGTCGCTCTGCACACCGCGCCACCGCCggccaccgacgcgctccccgtcgCCCCGCGTCGATGCGGCCGAATGCAGTCGACGCCGCCCGCCAATCGCCGCGAGGCCGAACCTGCGGCCGCGCGGAAGAAGGCCGCGGCACGAGGCGCGCCGTTCGACGGCGTTGGCGGGGAACGAGCCGGCCCGCGGCGCCGGCCGG
The window above is part of the Triticum aestivum cultivar Chinese Spring chromosome 2A, IWGSC CS RefSeq v2.1, whole genome shotgun sequence genome. Proteins encoded here:
- the LOC123187337 gene encoding uncharacterized protein isoform X3, with protein sequence MPRSPCPVPPSSPFLLPHRRHRRTRCRRRRFGLSESGRLTRGDRVRVDGRRRSDIERRRWRPLRGAAGERRGRGVGPALDGALGAGSSASSATRIRRTRCCASASSAAPAGAAGRLVPRQRRRTARLVPRPSSARPQVRPRGDWRAASTAFGRIDAGRRGARRWPAVARCAERRRAPPLEVASRAQRHGPAASAAYGAWPLLSVPRALCLARRLPKTVSAEMGALPRQRFGRVGSFDVEAPDVPSFDIQLQRLHLHQVSECLVSSDVSSVTGPDSGLLRTLEDVISKNKKFRRQLSYH
- the LOC123187337 gene encoding uncharacterized protein isoform X2, producing MPRSPCPVPPSSPFLLPHRRHRRTRCRRRRFGLSESGRLTRGDRVRVDGRRRSDIERRRWRPLRGAAGERRGRGVGPALDGALGAGSSASSATRIRRTRCCASASSAAPAGAAGRLVPRQRRRTARLVPRPSSARPQVRPRGDWRAASTAFGRIDAGRRGARRWPAVARCAERRRAPPLEVASRAQRHGPAASAAYGAWPLLSVPRALCLARRLPKTVSAEMGALPRQRFGRVGSFDVEAPDVPSFDIQLQRLHLHQVSECLVSSDVSSVTGPDSGLLRFVRTLEDVISKNKKFRRQLSYH